Proteins found in one Arachis stenosperma cultivar V10309 chromosome 8, arast.V10309.gnm1.PFL2, whole genome shotgun sequence genomic segment:
- the LOC130943510 gene encoding probable beta-1,3-galactosyltransferase 2 yields the protein MNLKSRGEVLLPHRSFLSQRWMIFLCIGSFCAGMLFTNRMWTIPEPKGLARTTAMEAEKLNVVSEGCNSRILQEKEVKRETRSIYKEVFKTQNAMQTLDKTISNLEMELAAAKAAQESIRNGAPLSEDMKAVESTPRRRYLMVIGINTAFSSRKRRDSVRQTWMPQGEKRKKLEEEKGIIIRFVIGHSATSGGILDRAIEAEDRKHGDFLRLDHVEGYLELSAKTKTYFATAVNLWDADFYIKVDDDVHVNIATLGETLVRHRSKPRVYIGCMKSGPVLSQKGVRYHEPEYWKFGESGNKYFRHATGQLYAISKDLATYISMNQHVLHKYANEDVSLGSWFIGLDVDHIDDRRLCCGTPPDCEWKAQAGNVCVASFDWTCSGICRSAERIKEVHRRCGEGEKALWNASF from the exons GATGTGGACTATTCCCGAACCTAAAGGACTTGCAAGGACAACAGCTATGGAAGCTGAAAAATTGAATGTTGTTTCGGAGGGTTGCAACTCAAGAATT TTGCAAGAAAAGGAAGTGAAGCGCGAAACGAGAAGCATCTATAAGGAAGTTTTCAAAACACAAAATGCCATGCA AACATTGGACAAAACTATTTCAAACTTGGAGATGGAGTTAGCTGCTGCAAAGGCAGCTCAGGAGTCGATTCGCAATGGCGCTCCTCTATCAGAAGATATGAAGGCAGTTGAATCAACTCCTAGGAGAAGGTACCTCATGGTCATAGGAATCAACACTGCTTTTAGCAGCAGGAAAAGAAGAGACTCCGTCCGCCAAACCTGGATGCCTCAAG gtgagaaaagaaagaagCTAGAGGAAGAGAAAGGCATTATCATCAGATTTGTAATTGGTCATAG TGCTACATCAGGTGGTATATTAGACAGAGCTATAGAAGCAGAAGATAGGAAGCATGGAGATTTCTTGAGGCTG GATCATGTTGAAGGGTACCTTGAATTATCAGCAAAGACAAAGACCTACTTTGCAACTGCTGTTAACTTATGGGATGCTGATTTCTACATTAAAGTTGATGATGATGTTCATGTAAATATAG CAACACTTGGAGAGACTCTAGTTAGACACCGGTCGAAACCACGAGTATACATCGGATGCATGAAATCCGGGCCTGTTCTTTCCCAAAA AGGTGTAAGGTACCATGAACCAGAATACTGGAAATTCGGCGAGTCTGGAAACAAGTACTTCCGCCATGCCACAGGACAGTTGTATGCCATTTCAAAAGATCTTGCTACATATATTTCAATGAACCA GCATGTTCTTCACAAGTATGCCAATGAAGATGTCTCACTAGGCTCATGGTTTATTGGACTTGATGTGGATCATATTGATGATAGGAGACTCTGCTGTGGCACTCCACCag ATTGTGAATGGAAAGCTCAAGCAGGGAATGTGTGTGTAGCTTCATTTGATTGGACATGCAGTGGAATTTGCAGGTCTGCTGAGAGGATCAAAGAGGTTCATAGAAGATGTGGAGAAGGTGAAAAAGCTTTGTGGAATGCCTCTTTCTAA